A single window of Eucalyptus grandis isolate ANBG69807.140 chromosome 1, ASM1654582v1, whole genome shotgun sequence DNA harbors:
- the LOC104433093 gene encoding uncharacterized protein LOC104433093, whose protein sequence is MMASREMSHVDLERGEAHEHHRHHDVGGSDDDDDDSVCFSDADDGSGSCYSQFYSTAGGSYDECAFAGVLDEDYDVEGGSGRPSSASDCSVVAEGGGRVVRVHLARAEGGGRVVKMLLARAERERDCRICHLGLESNSRESGAPIQLGCSCKGDLGAAHKNCAEAWFKIKGNKTCEICNSIARNIAGVNEVESAEQPTNEIDIPPAPSAIPATPTLPSETRNFWQGHRFLNLLLACMVFAFVISWLFHFNVPSS, encoded by the exons ATGATGGCCTCCCGTGAAATGTCCCACGTCGATTTGGAGCGGGGCGAAGCCCACGAACACCACCGCCACCACGATGTCGGGGgcagcgacgacgacgacgacgacagcGTGTGTTTCTCCGACGCCGACGACGGCAGCGGCTCGTGCTACTCCCAGTTCTACTCCACCGCCGGGGGGTCCTACGACGAGTGCGCCTTCGCCGGCGTGCTGGACGAGGACTACGACGTCGAGGGCGGGTCGGGGAGGCCGTCGTCGGCGTCGGATTGCTCGGTGGTggcggagggaggagggagggtgGTGAGGGTGCATCTGGCGAGagcggagggaggagggagggtgGTGAAGATGCTTTTGGCGagagcggagagagagagggattgcAGGATTTGCCATTTGGGGTTGGAGAGCAACAGCCGCGAGTCCGGGGCCCCGATCCAATTGGGCTGTTCTTGCAAGGGCGATTTGGGTGCTGCCCACAAGAATTGTGCAGAGGCCTGGTTCAAGATCAAGGGAAACAA GACCTGTGAGATCTGTAACTCCATTGCGCGGAACATTGCTGGTGTCAATGAGGTAGAGTCTGCCGAGCAGCCGACCAATGAGATTGACATTCCCCCAGCCCCGTCGGCCATCCCAGCCACCCCAACATTGCCCTCGGAGACCCGGAACTTCTGGCAGGGCCACCGCTTCTTGAATTTGCTGCTAGCTTGCATGGTATTTGCGTTTGTCATATCGTGGCTTTTCCACTTCAATGTGCCATCATCGTAG
- the LOC104433092 gene encoding serine/threonine-protein kinase BSK6, producing the protein MGARCSKFSLCWFHSHLKPSVLESSDLENGDRKESSWPSFTEYSFDQLKAATGGFSPDNIVSEHGLKAPNIVYKGQLDAGRSIAVKRFNRLAWPDNRQFLEEARSVGSLRSERLANLIGCCCEGDERLLVAEFMPNETLAKHLFHWENQPMKWAMRLRVAFYLAQALDYCSSKGRALYHDLNAYRVLFDQDANPRLSSFGLMKNSRDGKSYSTNLAFTPPEYLRTGRVTAESVVYSFGTMLLDLLSGKHIPPSHALDLIRGKNFLMLMDSALEGHFSNDDGTELVRLASRCLQYEARERPNAKSLVTALMSLQKETEVPSHVLMGIQRETQSPAQPLSLTPFGEACLRMDLTAIHEILDKIGYKDDEGIANELSFQMWTNQMQETLNSKKHGDTAFRAKDFGTAIDCYSQFIDCGTMVSPTVYARRCLSYLMSEMAQEALGDAMQALVVSPEWPTALYLQAACLFILGMENEAQESLKDATSLETKRTKH; encoded by the exons ATGGGAGCTCGCTGCTCCAAATTCTCTCTCTGCTGGTTCCACTCCCACCTCAAGCCGTCCGTTCTTGAATCCTCCGATCTTG AGAACGGGGACAGGAAGGAGAGCTCGTGGCCCAGCTTCACCGAGTACAGCTTCGACCAGCTGAAGGCCGCCACCGGGGGGTTCTCCCCCGACAACATCGTCTCCGAGCACGGCCTCAAGGCCCCCAACATCGTCTACAAGGGCCAGCTCGACGCCGGCCGCTCGATCGCCGTCAAGCGCTTCAACCGCCTCGCCTGGCCCGACAATCGCCAGTTCCTC GAGGAGGCGAGATCCGTCGGGAGCCTGCGGAGCGAGCGGCTGGCGAATCTGATCGGGTGTTGCTGCGAGGGAGATGAGAGGTTGCTGGTGGCGGAGTTCATGCCGAATGAGACGCTTGCGAAGCATCTCTTTCACT GGGAGAACCAGCCTATGAAGTGGGCAATGAGACTGAGAGTAGCATTTTACTTGGCCCAAGCGCTGGATTACTGCAGCAGTAAAGGCCGGGCTTTATATCACGATCTCAATGCTTACAGAGTCTTGTTTGATCAG GATGCAAATCCACGTCTGTCTTCTTTTGGCCTTATGAAAAACAGTAGAGACGGCAAGAGTTACAGTACAAACTTAGCCTTCACACCTCCAGAATACTTGAGGACAG GCAGAGTGACAGCAGAAAGTGTGGTTTACAGTTTTGGGACCATGTTACTTGATCTTCTAAGTGGCAAACATATACCCCCAAGCCAC GCACTCGATCTGATTCGTGGCAAAAATTTCCTGATGCTGATGGATTCTGCATTAGAGGGTCACTTTTCCAATGATGATGGGACTGAGCTAGTTCGTTTAGCTTCCCGCTGTTTGCAATATGAAGCTCGGGAGAGGCCAAATGCAAAGTCCCTTGTCACAGCCCTTATGTCACTACAGAAGGAAACGGAG GTTCCATCACATGTACTTATGGGTATCCAAAGGGAGACCCAGTCTCCTGCACAACCATTGTCACTGACACCATTTGGTGAAGCTTGCTTGAGAATGGATCTCACTGCAATTCATGAGATATTGGATAAGATTGGATACAAGGACGATGAAGGAATTGCCAATGAG CTGTCTTTTCAAATGTGGACCAATCAAATGCAGGAGACTTTGAATTCAAAGAAGCATGGTGATACTGCTTTTCGGGCAAAGGATTTTGGAACTGCTATTGATTGCTATAGCCAA TTCATCGATTGCGGGACCATGGTTTCGCCGACCGTCTATGCTAGGCGGTGCTTATCGTACTTGATGAGTGAGATGGCCCAAGAAGCTCTCGGGGACGCGATGCAAGCCCTGGTGGTGTCTCCTGAGTGGCCCACGGCTTTGTATCTTCAAGCAGCCTGCCTGTTCATCCTCGGCATGGAAAACGAAGCGCAGGAGTCTCTCAAGGACGCCACAAGCTTAGAAACAAAAAGGACCAAACATTAA